The following coding sequences lie in one Mesorhizobium sp. DCY119 genomic window:
- a CDS encoding DUF922 domain-containing protein — protein MNKRILLALGLIAASAIPAGAVSLSKTYSYFSVGGNTLDQIENELARHGPQVKTSNKRHPGATQMEFTTRLGYAKGTTTFASSFCQLAEAKVTLKVKIILPRWSRPRKAEQDVRLIWDTLASDIKRHEEGHVVIAKNYAREMERAMKAMGRQKDCETVLAKAKEIRSRILEKHDKAQEQFDRVESVNFERRIMRLLGYRLERMEAARRAG, from the coding sequence ATGAACAAACGTATCCTGCTGGCCCTCGGCTTGATCGCCGCTTCGGCCATTCCCGCCGGCGCTGTCAGCCTTTCGAAGACCTACAGCTACTTTTCGGTCGGCGGTAACACGCTGGATCAGATCGAAAACGAATTGGCCCGCCACGGACCACAGGTGAAAACCTCCAACAAGCGCCACCCCGGCGCCACGCAGATGGAATTCACCACACGCCTCGGCTACGCCAAGGGAACAACGACGTTCGCTTCAAGCTTTTGCCAGCTCGCCGAGGCGAAGGTGACCTTGAAGGTAAAAATCATCCTTCCCAGATGGAGCCGCCCTCGCAAGGCGGAACAGGATGTCAGACTGATCTGGGATACTTTGGCTTCCGACATCAAGCGGCATGAGGAAGGCCATGTCGTCATCGCCAAGAATTACGCCCGCGAAATGGAACGGGCCATGAAGGCGATGGGCCGGCAAAAGGACTGCGAGACGGTTCTGGCCAAGGCTAAGGAGATCCGTTCCAGGATTCTCGAAAAGCACGACAAGGCGCAGGAACAATTCGACCGGGTTGAAAGCGTGAATTTCGAAAGGCGCATCATGCGCCTTCTGGGATATCGCCTCGAGCGCATGGAAGCAGCACGCCGCGCCGGCTGA
- the folP gene encoding dihydropteroate synthase: MTTRWQLAHGRHLDIGDKALVMGILNVTPDSFSDGGLFNAPDRAIEQAQRMASEGASIIDVGGESTRPGATPVSPAEEQARVLPVIEALAKAGDMLISVDTYREETARLAVAAGAHIVNDVWGLQREPGIGKLAAETGAGLVIMHTGREREKNPDVIADQFEFLERSLQIANQAGVRDEQILLDPGFGFAKDSEENLQLMTRFSELHALGFPWLVGTSRKRFVGYVSGKDSEARDAATAATSVVLRLKGAALFRVHNVAINADALAVADAIFARETARSLP; encoded by the coding sequence GTGACGACACGATGGCAGCTGGCCCACGGCCGGCACCTCGACATCGGTGACAAGGCGCTGGTGATGGGGATTTTGAACGTCACGCCGGACAGTTTTTCGGATGGCGGCCTCTTCAATGCGCCTGACAGGGCCATCGAGCAGGCGCAGCGCATGGCGAGCGAAGGCGCATCGATCATCGATGTCGGCGGGGAATCGACCCGTCCCGGCGCGACGCCGGTGTCGCCGGCAGAGGAGCAGGCAAGGGTATTGCCGGTCATCGAGGCGCTTGCGAAGGCCGGCGATATGCTGATCTCGGTCGATACCTATCGCGAGGAGACGGCTAGGCTTGCGGTGGCTGCCGGCGCGCATATCGTCAACGATGTATGGGGCCTTCAGCGTGAACCGGGCATTGGCAAGCTTGCAGCCGAGACCGGAGCGGGGCTCGTCATCATGCATACCGGCCGGGAACGCGAGAAGAACCCCGACGTCATCGCCGACCAGTTCGAGTTTCTCGAGCGATCCTTGCAGATCGCAAATCAGGCTGGCGTGCGTGACGAACAGATATTGCTCGATCCGGGCTTCGGTTTTGCAAAGGACTCTGAAGAAAACCTGCAGCTCATGACGCGGTTCTCGGAACTTCATGCGCTCGGCTTTCCATGGCTGGTAGGCACGTCGCGCAAGCGGTTCGTGGGGTATGTCTCCGGCAAGGACTCCGAGGCCCGCGATGCGGCCACTGCGGCCACGAGCGTCGTCCTTCGCCTGAAAGGGGCGGCACTATTTCGGGTGCACAATGTCGCGATAAACGCCGATGCGCTTGCCGTCGCGGATGCTATCTTCGCTCGCGAAACTGCCAGATCTTTGCCTTAA
- the folK gene encoding 2-amino-4-hydroxy-6-hydroxymethyldihydropteridine diphosphokinase has translation MSNPKKERVYLSLGGNLGDPAKAMAAALRMLDDDPQTEVRAVSSLYRTPPWGKLDQPDFLNATAEIATALPPRELLELCLESERKLKRVREERWGPRLVDIDILVFGDRTIHEAGLEVPHPRMLERAFVLVPLSEIAPDFSVGGVSLGERLKQIDRAGIERLPSGRDWWRG, from the coding sequence TTGTCTAATCCCAAAAAAGAGCGTGTTTATCTCAGCCTCGGCGGAAATCTCGGCGATCCGGCGAAAGCCATGGCCGCCGCTCTGCGCATGCTGGACGATGATCCACAGACCGAGGTTCGTGCCGTCTCGTCGCTCTACCGCACGCCGCCGTGGGGCAAGCTCGACCAGCCGGATTTCCTCAACGCAACGGCTGAGATCGCGACTGCGTTGCCGCCGCGCGAATTGCTCGAGCTTTGCCTGGAATCGGAACGGAAACTCAAGCGCGTTCGCGAAGAGCGCTGGGGCCCGCGTCTTGTCGACATCGACATATTGGTGTTCGGCGACCGCACGATCCACGAAGCCGGGCTTGAGGTTCCGCATCCCCGCATGCTGGAGCGCGCCTTCGTTCTCGTGCCGTTGTCGGAGATAGCGCCGGATTTTTCCGTTGGTGGCGTAAGCCTGGGTGAGCGCCTCAAACAGATCGATCGCGCCGGGATCGAGAGACTTCCCTCGGGCAGGGACTGGTGGCGGGGCTGA
- a CDS encoding DUF924 family protein — protein sequence MAELDRNALEILEFWRKAGPDQWFTKDATFDSSFHDRFRELHFAAARRELDHWADQPEGCLALLILLDQFPRNCFRGTAHMFATDPLARHFARKAVELGHDEAIDPELRVFLYLPFEHSEHLDDQYRSVELARFLPESFMKFAIEHRDIIQRFGRFPHRNRALGRETTPEEQAFLDSGGFAG from the coding sequence ATGGCGGAATTGGACCGGAACGCGCTCGAAATCCTCGAATTCTGGCGCAAGGCCGGCCCCGACCAGTGGTTCACCAAGGACGCCACGTTCGACAGTTCTTTTCATGATCGCTTCCGCGAGCTGCATTTTGCCGCTGCAAGGCGTGAACTGGATCACTGGGCCGACCAGCCGGAAGGCTGCCTCGCACTGCTGATCCTGCTCGACCAGTTCCCGCGCAACTGCTTTCGCGGCACGGCGCATATGTTCGCGACCGACCCTCTCGCACGGCATTTTGCCCGCAAGGCCGTGGAGCTTGGCCACGACGAAGCCATCGACCCGGAACTGCGCGTCTTCCTCTATTTGCCCTTCGAGCACTCAGAGCATCTGGACGATCAATATCGATCGGTGGAACTGGCGCGGTTTCTGCCCGAGTCTTTCATGAAATTCGCGATCGAACACCGTGATATCATTCAGCGTTTCGGGCGCTTTCCGCATCGCAACCGGGCTCTCGGCCGCGAAACGACGCCGGAGGAGCAGGCTTTTCTCGACAGCGGCGGATTTGCGGGCTGA
- a CDS encoding monovalent cation:proton antiporter-2 (CPA2) family protein → MAAEASNSDLIQVVALLGAGVIAVPIFKRLGLGSILGYLAAGLAIGPFGLKIFSDSAAILHVAELGVVMFLFIIGLEMQPSRLWGLRKQIFGLGVLQVGVCAMLLTGVGLLTGFSVSVSFVAGAGFVLTSTAIVMQILEERGEMSSPNGQRMVSILLLEDLAIVPLLAAVAFLAPVAAGHAETTWSTRLIDIGIGLGSILGLVIAGRYLLNPLFRILADSQAREVMTAAALLVVLGSALAMQLGGLSMAMGAFLAGVLLSESTFRHQLEADIEPFRGVLLGLFFLAVGMSLDLRIVAANWQIVAFYVVAYMLVKALGIYLVARFLKSSHRVALERAVIMAQGGEFAFVLYSSAMAVGIIDGQANALLTAVIILSMVLTPLAIIALRYLTPATEQALDGVDLAEDLQGSVLVIGFGRFGQIASQPLLLRGIDVSIIDNDVEMIQAAATFGFKVYYGDGTRLDILHTAGAGRARAVLICVDKGDVAVRIAEHMRAEFPLVPVLARAYDRGIAMDLIQAGVDYQLRETFESALAFGQSTLEKLGVDEEEAAEVIQDVRQRDAARLDAQLAGGLQAGRGFMKGNMPVPAPLTPPRRPGRAMDEGTATVLGQSVTAEGSQN, encoded by the coding sequence ATGGCGGCGGAAGCTTCGAACAGCGATCTCATTCAGGTGGTGGCATTGCTCGGTGCCGGCGTAATAGCCGTTCCGATCTTCAAGCGCTTGGGCCTGGGCTCGATTCTCGGCTATCTTGCCGCCGGCCTTGCGATCGGCCCCTTCGGGCTCAAGATTTTTTCCGATTCGGCTGCCATCCTGCACGTCGCCGAGCTTGGCGTGGTGATGTTCCTGTTCATCATCGGGCTTGAAATGCAGCCATCGCGGCTTTGGGGCTTGCGAAAACAGATATTCGGCCTCGGCGTGCTTCAAGTCGGCGTATGCGCAATGCTGCTTACCGGGGTTGGTCTCCTGACCGGGTTTTCGGTTTCGGTATCCTTCGTCGCCGGAGCCGGTTTCGTGCTCACCTCGACCGCGATCGTCATGCAGATATTGGAAGAGCGCGGCGAGATGTCGTCGCCCAACGGGCAGCGCATGGTCTCCATCCTGCTTCTGGAAGACCTTGCCATCGTCCCGCTTCTGGCTGCGGTGGCGTTTCTCGCGCCTGTCGCGGCGGGGCACGCGGAGACGACATGGTCGACCCGGCTGATTGATATCGGCATAGGCCTGGGGTCGATCCTCGGCCTCGTGATAGCGGGACGCTACCTGCTCAACCCCCTGTTTCGCATTCTCGCCGATTCGCAGGCCCGGGAAGTGATGACGGCAGCCGCCCTGCTTGTCGTCCTCGGTTCTGCGCTTGCCATGCAACTCGGCGGTCTCTCGATGGCGATGGGCGCCTTCCTGGCCGGCGTGCTGCTGTCCGAATCGACATTCCGCCACCAGCTCGAAGCGGATATTGAGCCATTCCGCGGTGTCCTGCTCGGCCTGTTCTTCCTCGCCGTCGGCATGTCGCTGGATTTGCGGATCGTCGCCGCCAACTGGCAGATCGTGGCCTTCTACGTCGTCGCCTACATGCTCGTTAAGGCGCTGGGCATCTATCTGGTCGCTCGTTTCCTGAAATCGAGCCATCGCGTAGCGCTGGAGCGCGCGGTGATCATGGCGCAGGGCGGCGAGTTTGCGTTCGTTCTCTACTCCTCAGCCATGGCCGTGGGCATCATCGACGGGCAGGCAAACGCTCTGCTGACTGCCGTCATCATCCTTTCCATGGTTCTGACGCCGCTCGCGATAATCGCCTTGCGTTACCTCACGCCAGCTACGGAACAGGCGCTGGATGGCGTCGATCTGGCGGAAGATCTGCAAGGCAGCGTGCTTGTCATAGGCTTCGGGCGCTTTGGCCAGATAGCAAGCCAGCCATTGCTGCTGCGCGGCATCGACGTCTCCATCATCGACAACGATGTCGAGATGATCCAGGCCGCCGCGACTTTCGGTTTCAAGGTCTATTATGGCGATGGCACCCGGCTGGATATTCTGCACACCGCAGGTGCCGGCCGCGCCCGCGCCGTTCTCATATGCGTGGACAAGGGCGATGTTGCCGTCCGCATCGCCGAGCACATGCGCGCCGAATTCCCGCTCGTGCCGGTTCTGGCGCGGGCCTATGACCGCGGCATTGCGATGGATCTGATACAGGCCGGCGTCGACTACCAGCTTCGTGAGACTTTCGAATCCGCCCTCGCCTTCGGCCAGTCGACGCTCGAAAAGCTGGGCGTAGACGAGGAAGAAGCGGCAGAAGTCATCCAGGACGTGCGCCAGCGCGACGCCGCTCGCCTCGACGCGCAGCTTGCCGGCGGCCTGCAGGCCGGCCGCGGCTTCATGAAAGGCAACATGCCGGTGCCGGCACCGCTCACGCCGCCGCGACGCCCTGGGCGAGCCATGGACGAGGGAACGGCAACCGTTCTCGGACAATCGGTTACAGCAGAAGGAAGTCAGAATTGA
- a CDS encoding TIGR01620 family protein, giving the protein MNAPRKPAAFRIEPEAAEEKAAPPSKRTATEAQRKPRALKTDVAIVTPAEIDVFDEPDIIASEPPPASAPKRHSKLASIFLGALGILVSLAVGLWTDQLIRDLFERAEWLGWLAAGVAVIAALALVVMLLREMLALRRLASVQKLQTKALDAVARDDPKAARSVVEELSAFVAGKPDTAAGRRALDELRDEIIDGANLVKLAETEILSPLDARAKVLILDAAKRVSLVTAVSPRALVDVAYVVFEAGRLIRRLSELYGGRPGTLGFFRLARSVLAHLAVTGSIAVGDSFVQQIVGHGLAARLSAKLGEGVVNGMMTARIGIAAMETARPLPFIAQKRPGMGDFLSALTSFATKKQTEKTTAED; this is encoded by the coding sequence ATGAACGCGCCCCGAAAGCCGGCCGCCTTCCGCATCGAACCGGAAGCAGCCGAGGAAAAAGCTGCTCCGCCCTCAAAGCGCACAGCCACCGAAGCACAACGCAAACCCCGTGCGTTGAAAACGGATGTAGCAATCGTCACGCCCGCAGAGATCGACGTCTTCGACGAACCCGACATCATTGCGAGCGAGCCGCCGCCCGCATCCGCGCCAAAGCGTCATTCAAAACTCGCGTCGATCTTCCTCGGCGCGCTGGGGATACTGGTTTCGCTCGCCGTCGGCTTGTGGACCGACCAGCTCATTCGAGACCTGTTCGAGCGTGCCGAATGGCTGGGCTGGCTTGCGGCAGGCGTGGCGGTCATCGCCGCGCTCGCGCTCGTCGTCATGCTTCTGCGGGAAATGCTGGCGCTTCGGCGTCTTGCTTCGGTTCAAAAGCTGCAAACGAAGGCGCTGGATGCGGTTGCCCGCGATGATCCGAAGGCTGCACGGTCGGTGGTGGAGGAACTTTCCGCATTCGTGGCCGGCAAGCCCGACACCGCAGCCGGCCGGCGCGCGCTCGACGAACTGCGCGACGAGATCATCGACGGCGCCAATCTGGTGAAGCTTGCCGAAACCGAAATCCTGAGCCCGCTCGACGCCCGCGCCAAGGTGCTGATCCTCGATGCGGCCAAGCGCGTATCGCTGGTGACCGCCGTCAGTCCCCGTGCGCTGGTCGATGTCGCCTATGTCGTGTTCGAGGCAGGCCGACTCATTCGGCGCTTGTCGGAGCTTTACGGCGGCAGGCCGGGAACGCTTGGCTTCTTTCGCCTTGCCCGCAGCGTGCTGGCTCATCTGGCCGTTACGGGTTCGATCGCCGTCGGCGACAGTTTCGTGCAGCAGATCGTCGGTCACGGCCTCGCGGCGCGGCTTTCGGCCAAGCTGGGCGAAGGCGTGGTCAATGGCATGATGACCGCGCGAATCGGCATCGCCGCGATGGAAACCGCCCGCCCCCTGCCCTTCATCGCGCAAAAGCGACCGGGAATGGGCGACTTCCTATCGGCGCTGACTTCGTTTGCGACAAAGAAACAAACGGAAAAGACGACAGCGGAAGACTGA
- a CDS encoding YcjX family protein, which yields MASLTTFTDEARIALDTIAERTTGLFAPSMRVGVTGLSRAGKTVFISAFVHNLIQGGRLPLFEAQKSGRISRAFLEEQPDDAVPRFQYEDHIDALVNARTWPDSTRAISELRLTIEYESASGWNRMFSAGRLSVDIVDYPGEWLLDLPLLGKSYSEFSHDAFEMAALPVRTDLSEDWRKLSETIDPNADADEMTARKLFESFAAYLKACKLDERALSTLPPGRFLMPGDLEGSPALTFAPLPGLENARPRPGSLHAMMERRYEAYKTHVIKPFFREHIARLDRQIVLIDAMQALNAGPGAIADLERAVTEILACFRPGRGSFLTDLFSRRIDRILVAATKADHLHHESHDRLQAIVRRLTERAVARANLSGAEVDVLAMAAVRATREGTVKQGRETLPVIIGTPLEGETIGGETFDGKTETAIFPGDLPAKADSVFEAGGASGNQANGDPAIRFVRFRPPKLEKTAEGVTLSLPHIRLDRALQFLIGDHLA from the coding sequence TTGGCGTCTCTGACCACTTTCACCGACGAGGCGCGAATAGCGCTGGACACGATTGCGGAACGGACAACAGGCCTGTTCGCGCCGTCTATGCGGGTGGGCGTCACCGGCCTCTCACGCGCCGGCAAGACCGTTTTCATCTCCGCATTCGTGCACAACCTCATCCAGGGCGGACGCCTGCCGCTGTTCGAGGCGCAGAAGTCCGGCCGCATTTCGCGTGCTTTCCTGGAAGAGCAGCCCGACGATGCCGTGCCGCGCTTTCAGTATGAGGATCATATCGATGCGCTGGTGAACGCGCGGACATGGCCGGACTCAACGCGTGCAATCTCGGAACTGAGGCTGACGATCGAATATGAATCCGCTTCCGGCTGGAACCGGATGTTTTCGGCGGGTCGCCTGTCAGTCGATATCGTCGACTATCCCGGAGAATGGCTTTTGGATCTGCCGCTTCTCGGCAAATCCTACAGTGAATTCTCCCACGACGCATTCGAGATGGCGGCATTGCCGGTTCGCACCGACCTGTCGGAAGACTGGCGAAAGCTTTCCGAAACGATCGACCCCAATGCCGATGCCGACGAGATGACGGCTCGAAAGCTGTTCGAGAGTTTCGCGGCCTACCTGAAAGCCTGCAAACTTGACGAACGGGCATTGTCGACCTTGCCGCCCGGCAGGTTCCTCATGCCCGGCGACCTCGAAGGCTCGCCGGCGCTGACCTTCGCGCCCCTGCCCGGCCTCGAAAATGCCCGCCCCCGCCCCGGCTCGCTCCATGCCATGATGGAGCGTCGCTACGAGGCCTACAAGACCCACGTCATCAAGCCGTTCTTTCGTGAGCACATCGCAAGGCTCGACCGTCAGATCGTGCTGATCGACGCCATGCAGGCGCTCAACGCAGGTCCAGGCGCAATCGCAGATCTTGAGCGCGCAGTCACCGAAATCCTTGCCTGCTTTCGCCCAGGACGCGGCAGCTTCCTGACTGACCTGTTTTCGCGGCGCATAGACCGCATCCTCGTCGCCGCCACCAAGGCCGATCACCTTCACCACGAAAGCCATGACAGGCTGCAGGCAATCGTGCGCCGCCTCACGGAGCGTGCCGTCGCCCGTGCCAATCTGTCGGGCGCCGAAGTGGATGTGCTGGCCATGGCGGCAGTGCGCGCGACACGCGAAGGCACGGTCAAGCAAGGTCGCGAAACGCTTCCAGTCATCATTGGAACGCCGCTCGAAGGCGAAACCATCGGCGGCGAGACATTCGACGGCAAGACCGAAACAGCCATATTTCCCGGTGACTTGCCGGCAAAAGCGGATTCAGTTTTTGAAGCCGGCGGCGCCAGCGGAAATCAGGCCAATGGCGACCCCGCCATCCGCTTCGTGCGCTTCCGTCCGCCGAAGCTGGAAAAGACTGCCGAGGGCGTCACCCTGTCGTTGCCGCATATAAGGCTGGACCGGGCGCTGCAGTTCCTGATCGGAGACCATCTCGCATGA
- a CDS encoding histidine phosphatase family protein — MASRLYLLRHAKAGWALPGMRDFDRPLDPSGITDAETTGVTMRAHDYVPDLTLCSNAARARQTLEGIAGNADTGKVLFFDDLYREDAAGYLKIIRENGCLGSILVIGHNPMMEDLAMAVATDGDEDARATLHAGFPTSGLAVIRFDEGLCEAAPGKGFLEAFITPADA; from the coding sequence GTGGCGAGCAGGCTGTATCTACTCAGACACGCCAAAGCCGGATGGGCCTTGCCCGGAATGCGCGATTTCGACCGCCCCCTTGATCCGTCCGGCATTACCGATGCCGAAACGACCGGGGTAACGATGCGCGCCCACGACTATGTGCCGGACCTGACGCTGTGCTCCAATGCGGCGCGTGCCCGCCAGACACTGGAAGGCATCGCCGGCAATGCCGATACCGGCAAAGTTCTGTTCTTCGACGATCTCTATCGCGAGGATGCAGCAGGCTACCTGAAGATCATCCGGGAAAACGGCTGCCTTGGCTCGATCCTCGTCATTGGCCATAATCCGATGATGGAAGATCTCGCCATGGCGGTCGCCACCGACGGCGATGAAGACGCTCGCGCCACGTTGCATGCCGGTTTCCCGACTTCCGGCCTTGCCGTGATCCGGTTCGACGAAGGTCTCTGCGAGGCCGCTCCCGGCAAGGGTTTTCTCGAAGCGTTCATAACGCCGGCGGATGCGTAA
- the dksA gene encoding RNA polymerase-binding protein DksA: MNELVDAAYVPTEDEPFMNERQKAYFRLKLVTWKNDILREARETLEILQQENANHPDLADRASSETDRAIELRARDRQRKLISKIDSALQRIDEGTYGFCEETGEPIALKRLDARPIATLSIEAQERHERREKVYRDD, from the coding sequence ATGAACGAACTCGTTGATGCCGCTTACGTTCCCACGGAAGACGAACCGTTTATGAACGAGCGGCAGAAAGCCTACTTCCGTCTCAAACTTGTCACCTGGAAGAATGACATTTTGCGCGAAGCGCGTGAAACACTCGAAATTCTTCAACAGGAAAACGCCAATCACCCCGATCTTGCAGATCGCGCTTCGTCCGAAACGGACCGCGCTATCGAGCTCAGGGCGCGCGACAGGCAGCGGAAGCTTATTTCCAAAATAGACTCTGCACTTCAACGCATTGACGAAGGCACTTACGGTTTCTGCGAGGAGACCGGAGAGCCGATAGCGCTCAAGCGGCTTGATGCGCGTCCGATCGCCACTTTGTCGATCGAGGCGCAGGAGCGCCATGAACGGCGTGAAAAGGTCTATCGCGACGACTGA
- a CDS encoding flagellar biosynthetic protein FliO, protein MEWLDNIAGPGYSAAILWTFAALILLVIVLIIIKLVRSMTFGTFVAGGRNRKTRLAVMDATAVDSHRRLILVRRDDIEHLLLIGGPTDVVVERDIRLTQQRRPALTGDGGQEAPARPRSLEQQIPARPAPQPRPPEPAHAPQPTQIARAQALASAVRPAPAPAPRPAPAPTPAPVVARVEPPRVPLSSPAPRHEPPVQAASRYQAPAVVPSQPAVQSDELDESLLKELEFSLDDAPKPASPKAPEVSLDDEMTKLLGELSSHKR, encoded by the coding sequence ATGGAATGGTTGGATAACATTGCAGGGCCGGGCTATTCGGCAGCCATCCTCTGGACCTTCGCCGCCCTCATTCTGCTCGTCATCGTCCTCATCATCATCAAGCTCGTGCGCAGCATGACGTTCGGCACGTTCGTTGCAGGCGGGCGCAACCGCAAGACGCGGCTGGCTGTGATGGACGCCACCGCCGTCGACAGCCATCGGCGGCTGATTCTCGTTCGCCGCGACGATATCGAGCACCTGCTTTTGATCGGCGGGCCCACAGACGTCGTCGTAGAACGCGATATCCGGCTGACCCAGCAGCGGCGGCCTGCGCTCACCGGTGACGGCGGGCAGGAAGCACCGGCAAGACCGCGCTCTCTTGAGCAGCAGATTCCGGCACGTCCGGCACCGCAGCCTCGCCCGCCGGAGCCCGCCCATGCGCCTCAGCCAACGCAGATTGCGCGCGCCCAGGCGCTCGCATCCGCTGTTCGACCCGCGCCGGCGCCTGCACCAAGACCCGCACCGGCACCGACGCCGGCGCCGGTTGTTGCCAGAGTGGAGCCGCCACGCGTGCCGCTTTCATCGCCCGCACCGCGCCATGAACCACCAGTCCAGGCTGCCTCGCGATACCAGGCTCCGGCTGTCGTGCCATCCCAGCCGGCCGTTCAGAGCGATGAGCTCGATGAATCCCTGCTGAAGGAGCTTGAGTTCTCGCTCGACGATGCCCCGAAGCCTGCAAGCCCCAAAGCGCCTGAAGTGTCGCTTGACGATGAGATGACCAAGCTGCTCGGCGAACTCTCCAGCCACAAAAGATAG